From the genome of Zalophus californianus isolate mZalCal1 chromosome 6, mZalCal1.pri.v2, whole genome shotgun sequence, one region includes:
- the LOC113910492 gene encoding rho GTPase-activating protein 11A: MWDRRLVRLALLQQLRAVYGIKVKSGRGQCDRRRHETATTEIVGKIFGVPFSALPHSVVPEYGHIPSFLVDACTSLEEHIHTEGLFRKSGSVIRLRALKNKLDHGESCLSSAPPCDVAGLLKQFFRELPEPILPADLHEALFKAQQLGTEEKNKATLLLSCLMADHTIDVLRYFFNFLRNVSLRSSENKMDSSNLAVIFAPNLLQTSEGHEKMSANTEKKLRLQAAVVQTLIDYASDIGHIPDFIQEKVPAMLGLDGLCATPSLEGFEEGECETPGDYKRKRRQSVGDFVSGALNKLKSNRTPSVTPQQEKIAQVSISPTILTPNAKRKLPVDSSHGFSSKKRKSIKHNFNFELLPTNLFSSSSTPVSVPFDTSPEGSSQSSVSPITISGNRLISTGVLRRSKRIAGKKVCRVESGKAGCFSPKISRKEKVRRSLRLKFSLGKSSKDITGCSGVDRHENVGRRLANQQSLKNGIESVKTGLLFSPDIDERLTKKGSKKIHKSDENLLTPERLDGTSYRMSWTGPSNSSFQEIAANEVSPIKGNLEVKSSLERDTTVEKSPVRSCELTPSNVHNKHNNNVTGSSLSGYENNLTTETLVKIQKAFSESGSNLHALINHRQSSITNVGKVKLNETSSTEYSPEKNLFETSDLTVIESDEHQTKTDENSFSEQDISLHQTQKSDGEATITFYSTHMKTEHEKSIHSDIPRDHSVKPELPSDEHIKKQQSPRDKLNTQLKENENMIEENFLLKCAASREDAADLSSSEQITCNITNLPEPRPVRIIQQQSLGGTCHTTSPESSQMTEHGRVSDHIQWFNKLSLNEPNRTKVRSPLKFQRTPVRQSVRRINSLLEYSRQPVRHKSASLGDAASPLVKSVSCDSALSSGTESTSKDSLISSTKSGPKEQKFTACEQPNVDAISKSGMELTYKSFSRMKRYPDSKNASLGSTRICKQEVVSDDQIKVPLDDLTNHDILKSVVNNNMGFSPGINTRVLRKPSEKERVWYKGSPKNPIGKAQLLPTSKPVDL; this comes from the exons ATGTGGGATCGGAGGCTGGTAAGGTTGGCCTTGTTGCAGCAGCTTCGGGCGGTCTATGGCATTAAGGTCAAGAGTGGCCGTGGACAGTGCGATCGCAGGAGACATGAAACAGCAACCACGGAAATAGTG GGTAAAATATTTGGAGTACCTTTTAGTGCATTGCCCCATTCTGTTGTACCAGAATATGGACACATTCCAAG ttttcttgttgATGCTTGCACATCTTTAGAAGAGCATATTCATACAGAAGGGCTTTTTAGGAAATCAGGATCTGTTATTCGTCTAAGAGCCCTAAAG aataaacTGGATCATGGTGAAAGTTGCCTATCTTCTGCACCTCCTTGTGATGTTGCAGGACTTCTTAAGCAGTTTTTTAGGGAATTGCCAGAGCCCATCCTTCCAGCTGATTTGCATGAAGCACTCTTCAAAGCTCAACAGTTAGGAACAGAGGAGAAGAATAAAGCTACATTGTTACTCTCCTGTCTTATGGCTGACCACACAATTGATGTATTAAGATACTTCTTTAACTTTCTCAGGAATGTTTCACTTAG GTCCAGTGAGAATAAGATGGATAGCAGCAATCTTGCTGTAATATTTGCACCAAACCTTCTTCAGACAAGTgaaggacatgaaaagatgtctgCTAACACAGAAAAAAAGCTACGATTACAGGCTGCTGTGGTGCAAACTCTTATTGACTATGCATCAGATATTG GGCATATTCCAGATTTTATCCAGGAAAAGGTACCAGCTATGTTGGGTCTTGATGGTCTCTGTGCTACTCCATCATTAGAAGGCTTTGAAGAAGGTGAATGTGAAACTCCTGGTGATTATAAGAGAAAGCGAAGACAAAGTGTAGGAG ATTTTGTTAGTGGAGCATTGAATAAACTTAAATCTAACAGAACACCCTCCGTTACACCTCAACAAGAAAAAATTG cccaGGTATCCATATCACCCACGATTCTTACACCAAATGCTAAGCGTAAACTGCCAGTGGATTCCTCTCATGGTTTCTCAAGTAAGAAGAGGAAGTCCATCAAGCACAATTTTAACTTTGAGTTGTTACCAACTAATCTCTTCAGTAGCAGTTCTACACCAGTATCAG ttcCCTTTGATACAAGCCCAGAAGGATCATCTCAGAGTTCAGTCTCTCCTATAACCATCAGTGGAAACCGTTTGATTAGTACAGGTGTGCTAAGGCGAAGTAAGAGGATTGCAGGCAAAAAAGTTTGCAG AGTGGAATCAGGAAAAGCAGGCTGCTTCTCTCCTAAGATCAGTCGTAAAGAAAAGGTCCGAAGATCTCTTCGTTTGAAATTTAGTCTGGGGAAAAGTAGCAAAGACATA ACTGGGTGTTCTGGTGTCGACAGACATGAAAATGTTGGTCGACGACTTGCAAAtcaacaaagtttaaaaaatgggattGAGTCTGTAAAAACAGGTCTGCTTTTTAGCCCAGATATTGATGAAAGATTAACAAAGAAAG GTTCAAAAAAGATCCATAAATCTGACGAAAACTTATTAACTCCAGAGCGTCTAGATGGAACAAGTTACCGGATGTCTTGGACAGGACCTAGTAATTCCAGTTTTCAAGAAATTGCTGCAAATGAAGTTTCTCCGATCAAAGGAAATCTTGAGGTGAAAAGCTCTTTGGAGCGTGATACTACGGTTGAAAAGTCCCCTGTTCGTTCATGTGAACTTACCCCTTCTAACGTACACAATAAGCATAACAACAATGTAACTGGAAGCTCTCTTAGTGGGTATGAAAATAACTTGACCACAGAGACTTTGGTGAAAATTCAGAAAGCATTTTCTGAGTCTGGAAGTAATCTTCATGCATTGATAAATCACAGGCAGTCATCAATAACTAATGTGGGGAAAGTAAAGCTAAATGAAACATCCTCTACAGAATATAGCCCGGAGAAAAATCTATTTGAAACTAGTGATTTGACTGTGATAGAATCAGATGAACATCAAactaaaacagatgaaaatagttTTTCAGAACAAGACATCTCACTACATCAAACTCAAAAATCAGATGGAGAAGCAACTATAACATTTTACTCAACTCATATGAAGACTGAACATGAGAAAAGCATCCATTCAGATATACCTAGAGATCATTCAGTCAAGCCAGAATTGCCTAGTGATGAACACATAAAGAAACAGCAGTCCCCAAGGGATAAACTAAATACTCAATTAAAGGAGAATGAGAATATGATTGAAGAGAACTTCTTACTGAAATGTGCAGCTTCTAGGGAGGATGCAGCTGACCTCTCTTCCTCAGAGCAGATTACATGTAATATAACAAACTTACCAGAACCGAGGCCTGTGAGAATCATTCAGCAGCAGTCACTGGGGGGAACCTGCCATACAACCAGCCCCGAAAGCTCACAAATGACAGAACACGGGAGGGTGTCAGACCACATACAGTGGTTTAACAAGCTTTCTCTCAACGAACCAAATAGGACCAAAGTTAGGTCACCTCTTAAGTTTCAGCGTACACCTGTCCGTCAGTCTGTCAGAAGGATTAACTCCTTGTTGGAGTATAGCAGACAACCTGTAAGGCACAAATCGGCAAGTCTCGGTGATGCCGCTTCTCCTCTGGTTAAATCAGTGAGCTGTGACAGTGCCCTTTCCTCTGGTACAGAAAGTACATCAAAAGATTCGTTGATTTCAAGTACCAAATCAGGTCCTAAAGAACAGAAGTTTACAGCATGTGAACAGCCAAATGTTGATGCAATTTCAAAATCCGGCATGGAGTTAACTTACAAGTCTTTTTCAAGGATGAAGAGGTACCCAGACTCCAAGAATGCTTCTCTTGGGTCTACCAGAATTTGTAAACAGGAAGTAGTATCTGATGATCAAATTAAGGTTCCCTTGGATGACCTGACAAATCATGACATATTAAAATCTGTTGTAAATAATAATATGGGCTTTTCTCCTGGGATAAATACCAGAGTCCTTAGGAAACCGTCAGAAAAAGAAAGGGTCTGGTATAAAGGTTCTCCAAAAAATCCTATTGGCAAAGCTCAGCTACTACCAACGAGTAAACCTGTAGACTTGTAA
- the LOC118357083 gene encoding LOW QUALITY PROTEIN: heterogeneous nuclear ribonucleoprotein D-like (The sequence of the model RefSeq protein was modified relative to this genomic sequence to represent the inferred CDS: inserted 1 base in 1 codon) — protein MEDMNEYSNIEEFAEGSKXNASKNQQDDGKMFIGGLSWDTSKKDLTEYLSRFGEVVDCTIKTDPVTGRSRGFGFVLFKDAASVDKVLELKEHKLDGKLIDPKRAKALKGKEPPKKVFVGGLSPDTSEEQIKEYFGAFGEIENIELPMDTKTNERRGFCFITYTDEEPVKKLLESRYHQIGSGKCEIKVAQPKEVYRQQQQQQKGGRGAAAGGRGGTRGRGRGQGQNWNQGFNNYYDQGYGNYNSAYGGDQNYSGYGGYDYTGYNYGNYGYGQGYADYSGQQSTYGKASRGGGNHQNNYQPY, from the exons ATGGAGGACATGAACGAGTACAGCAACATAGAGGAATTCGCAGAGGGATCCA TCAACGCGAGCAAGAATCAGCAGGATGACGGTAAAATGTTTATTGGAGGCTTGAGCTGGGATACGAGCAAGAAAGATCTGACTGAATATTTGTCTCGATTTGGGGAAGTTGTAGACTGTACAATAAAAACAGATCCAGTGACTGGAAGATCAAGAGGATTTGGATTTGTGCTTTTCAAAGATGCTGCTAGTGTTGATAAGGTCTTGGAACTGAAAGAACACAAATTGGATGGCAAATTGATAGACCCCAAAAGGGCCAAagctttaaaagggaaagaacccCCCAAAAAGGTTTTTGTGGGTGGATTGAGCCCAGATACttctgaagaacaaattaaagaatattttggagCCTTTGGAGAGATTGAAAATATTGAACTCCCCAtggatacaaaaacaaatgaaagaagaggattttgttttattacatataCAGACGAAGAGCCAGTAAAGAAATTGTTAGAAAGCAGATATCATCAAATTGGTTCTGGGAAGTGTGAAATCAAAGTTGCACAACCCAAAGAGGTATACaggcagcaacagcaacaacaaaaaggaggaagaggtgcTGCAGCTGGTGGACGAGGTGGTACTAGGGGTCGTGGACGAGGTCAGGGCCAAAACTGGAACCAAGGATTTAATAACTATTATGATCAAGGATATGGAAATTACAATAGTGCCTATGGTGGTGATCAAAACTATAGTGGCTATGGCGGCTATGATTATACTGGGTATAACTATGGGAACTATGGATATGGACAGGGATATGCAGACTACAGTGGGCAACAGAGCACTTACGGCAAGGCGTCTCGAGGGGGTGGCAATCACCAAAACAATTACCAGCCATACTAA